The following is a genomic window from Candidatus Margulisiibacteriota bacterium.
TTCTTGTCCCGACGCTTTTTACCGGACAGGGTAATACCATCTTAAACCTCTATTTTTTGAAATTGACATCCACTGGAGTTCGCGCCGGTGTTATATTTGCCGGTCGGATAATCTTGCTGCTGATAATATCTTCAATATTCATGCGCACATCCAACATTCGGAATTTTGGCAAGATTATAAAACGTGCACTATCTCCTCTGGAATGTTTAGGTATCTCAATAAATCGTTGGGCAGAACTTATTTCTCTTTCCTGGCTATTGATACCTGATTATATGAATATCACCTTTAGTTATTTTAAAAAAAATATAGTGCGAGATAAAAATTTCACAAATTTAATTAATGTTTTGACCTGCCTAATTTTTAGTACTCTAAATAAAAAAAACTCCACAATTCTTCCGGATGAAATAAAGGAACCCGGTCAGGAAAAAGGGACATAACAAAGATGATTTTAAGCTTTAATCATGTTAAATATACTTGATAGGACTAAGATATGAAAATTAAATATGAAGCAATAGTTACAAACAAAGGCGGCCGCAACGGGCATATTACTTCTTGCGACGGAGTACTTGATATGGACGTAGCCTTGCCCAAAGAAATGAATGGCCCTGGCGTGAAACTGACAAATCCGGAGCAATTATTCGCTGCCGGATATTCTACCTGTTTCGGAAGTGCCATGCAAAGCGCAGCGCGTAAAAAAAATATTTCCTTGCAGGATTTTTCTGTTACTGCGCACGTCGGTTTGTTTAAAAATGAAAAAGATATTTATAACCTTCAAGTAAAGCTTGTTGTGAAACTTCCCGGACTGGATACAACTACAGCCAGGT
Proteins encoded in this region:
- a CDS encoding organic hydroperoxide resistance protein — its product is MKIKYEAIVTNKGGRNGHITSCDGVLDMDVALPKEMNGPGVKLTNPEQLFAAGYSTCFGSAMQSAARKKNISLQDFSVTAHVGLFKNEKDIYNLQVKLVVKLPGLDTTTARSIMEAAHHLCPYSLAVKNNVEVTLELEEEPLLIK